From one Dermacentor variabilis isolate Ectoservices chromosome 3, ASM5094787v1, whole genome shotgun sequence genomic stretch:
- the LOC142575294 gene encoding neprilysin-1-like isoform X1, whose product MHTHGVEEWPDGPGDVIIPLWNQLLGDLMVTFNHKPIVYVDVSRNQDMNKSIIHVRPGSLPVKREYLRTTHYKEYIHEVVKRINTTSLNAAQLVSTVDQMVNFEMTLAEIFSKESNESDSSIASVGELEGDADLRRSMVNIYQILNNTFSAANVVVHRNDAVFLSEPRKVRLLLKACGEWEKHIVSNVLVWHALQTVGVEVIPSVRELNTAFKSKVRNVTQTSLPQTLHCNAALAKVAPAAYSRFYVDKFFDKTSAPIVKEMVKFQQSIFRKELQSIDWMDNETKEAALSKLAKMSAVVGYPQWIMNETELALEAPNPDDVDGERFVCYYVAFARRIKVNKLRSLRKEQDPAEREAFNAAMVNAYCKWTENKIYIPAGIMQQPFFDAGLPKYINYAILGYIVFHEITHGFDSHGSLYDENGRRQDWWSAKTAQVFRDKAQCFVNQYGNITDADTQMKLPSSHTLGEDISDNASARQSYLAFQALMQQEKDSMQLLPGLESYTFEQLHFIGGAQPWCKKYDLAKKKFVIEEDVHSVSEQRVNVALGNTPQFAAAFKCPPESKMNFAKTCRVW is encoded by the exons GGGAGACGTAATCATCCCGCTGTGGAATCAGCTCCTCGGCGACCTGATGGTGACCTTCAACCACAAGCCCATTGTATACGTCGATGTGAGCCGGAACCAGGACATGAACAAGAGCATAATACAC GTGCGGCCGGGCTCGCTGCCTGTGAAACGAGAATACCTGCGCACGACTCACTACAAGGAATACATACACGAGGTCGTAAAACGGATCAACACGACCTCCTTAAACGCCGCGCAGCTCGTTTCCACTGTTGACCAGATGGTGAACTTTGAAATGACGTTGGCCGAG atattttccaaagaGAGCAACGAATCTGATTCAAGCATTGCCAGCGTTGGTGAGCTCGAGGGTGACGCCGATTTG AGACGATCTATGGTTAACATCTACCAGATATTGAATAACACATTCAGCGCGGCCAACGTTGTCGTGCACCGCAACGATGCGGTGTTCTTGTCCGAACCACGCAAGGTACGACTACTTCTCAAGGCCTGCGGAGAATGGGAAAA GCACATCGTCTCTAATGTCCTCGTCTGGCACGCATTGCAAACGGTGGGAGTCGAAGTGATACCCAGCGTCCGCGAGCTGAACACCGCCTTCAAGAGCAAAGTTCGGAACGTGACGCAGACCAGCCTGCCGCAGACCCTGCACTGCAACGCCGCCCTGGCCAAAGTGGCGCCGGCAGCGTACAGCCGCTTCTACGTCGACAAGTTCTTTGACAAGACGAGCGCGCCCATC GTAAAGGAAATGGTAAAGTTTCAGCAGAGCATATTTCGCAAAGAACTGCAAAGCATCGACTGGATGGACAACGAAACGAAAGAGGCAGCTTTGTCGAAA CTTGCCAAGATGTCCGCTGTGGTTGGCTATCCCCAGTGGATCATGAACGAAACGGAGCTTGCTTTGGAGGCACCAAAC CCCGATGACGTCGATGGAGAGCGGTTCGTGTGCTACTACGTTGCATTTGCGCGGAGAATCAAGGTCAACAAGCTGCGCTCCTTGCGTAAGGAGCAGGACCCGGCAGAGCG CGAGGCATTCAACGCTGCCATGGTGAACGCCTACTGCAAGTGGACGGAAAACAAAATCT ATATCCCGGCAGGCATTATGCAACAGCCTTTCTTTGATGCTGGGCTGCCCAA GTACATAAATTATGCCATCCTCGGGTACATAGTTTTTCATGAAATTACACATGGATTCGACAGCCATG GAAGCCTGTACGACGAGAACGGCAGAAGACAGGATTGGTGGAGCGCGAAGACAGCGCAAGTATTTCGCGACAAAGCCCAGTGCTTCGTGAACCAGTACGGGAACATCACAGACGCCGACACTCAGATGAAG CTGCCATCTTCACACACGCTGGGCGAAGACATCTCCGACAACGCGTCCGCTCGTCAAAGTTATTTG GCGTTCCAAGCGCTGATGCAGCAGGAAAAGGATTCAATGCAACTGCTTCCCGGTCTTGAGTCCTACACATTCGAGCAACTCCACTTCATCGGTGGTGCGCAG CCGTGGTGCAAGAAGTATGACCTGGCTAAGAAGAAATTCGTAATTGAAGAGGACGTTCACTCCGTCTCTGAGCAGAG
- the LOC142575294 gene encoding neprilysin-1-like isoform X2 has protein sequence MHTHGVEEWPDGPGDVIIPLWNQLLGDLMVTFNHKPIVYVDVSRNQDMNKSIIHVRPGSLPVKREYLRTTHYKEYIHEVVKRINTTSLNAAQLVSTVDQMVNFEMTLAEIFSKESNESDSSIASVGELEGDADLRRSMVNIYQILNNTFSAANVVVHRNDAVFLSEPRKVRLLLKACGEWEKHIVSNVLVWHALQTVGVEVIPSVRELNTAFKSKVRNVTQTSLPQTLHCNAALAKVAPAAYSRFYVDKFFDKTSAPIVKEMVKFQQSIFRKELQSIDWMDNETKEAALSKLAKMSAVVGYPQWIMNETELALEAPNPDDVDGERFVCYYVAFARRIKVNKLRSLRKEQDPAEREAFNAAMVNAYCKWTENKIYIPAGIMQQPFFDAGLPKYINYAILGYIVFHEITHGFDSHGSLYDENGRRQDWWSAKTAQVFRDKAQCFVNQYGNITDADTQMKLPSSHTLGEDISDNASARQSYLAFQALMQQEKDSMQLLPGLESYTFEQLHFIGGAQPWCKKYDLAKKKFVIEEDVHSVSEQRDLLKYMRQSVEQLV, from the exons GGGAGACGTAATCATCCCGCTGTGGAATCAGCTCCTCGGCGACCTGATGGTGACCTTCAACCACAAGCCCATTGTATACGTCGATGTGAGCCGGAACCAGGACATGAACAAGAGCATAATACAC GTGCGGCCGGGCTCGCTGCCTGTGAAACGAGAATACCTGCGCACGACTCACTACAAGGAATACATACACGAGGTCGTAAAACGGATCAACACGACCTCCTTAAACGCCGCGCAGCTCGTTTCCACTGTTGACCAGATGGTGAACTTTGAAATGACGTTGGCCGAG atattttccaaagaGAGCAACGAATCTGATTCAAGCATTGCCAGCGTTGGTGAGCTCGAGGGTGACGCCGATTTG AGACGATCTATGGTTAACATCTACCAGATATTGAATAACACATTCAGCGCGGCCAACGTTGTCGTGCACCGCAACGATGCGGTGTTCTTGTCCGAACCACGCAAGGTACGACTACTTCTCAAGGCCTGCGGAGAATGGGAAAA GCACATCGTCTCTAATGTCCTCGTCTGGCACGCATTGCAAACGGTGGGAGTCGAAGTGATACCCAGCGTCCGCGAGCTGAACACCGCCTTCAAGAGCAAAGTTCGGAACGTGACGCAGACCAGCCTGCCGCAGACCCTGCACTGCAACGCCGCCCTGGCCAAAGTGGCGCCGGCAGCGTACAGCCGCTTCTACGTCGACAAGTTCTTTGACAAGACGAGCGCGCCCATC GTAAAGGAAATGGTAAAGTTTCAGCAGAGCATATTTCGCAAAGAACTGCAAAGCATCGACTGGATGGACAACGAAACGAAAGAGGCAGCTTTGTCGAAA CTTGCCAAGATGTCCGCTGTGGTTGGCTATCCCCAGTGGATCATGAACGAAACGGAGCTTGCTTTGGAGGCACCAAAC CCCGATGACGTCGATGGAGAGCGGTTCGTGTGCTACTACGTTGCATTTGCGCGGAGAATCAAGGTCAACAAGCTGCGCTCCTTGCGTAAGGAGCAGGACCCGGCAGAGCG CGAGGCATTCAACGCTGCCATGGTGAACGCCTACTGCAAGTGGACGGAAAACAAAATCT ATATCCCGGCAGGCATTATGCAACAGCCTTTCTTTGATGCTGGGCTGCCCAA GTACATAAATTATGCCATCCTCGGGTACATAGTTTTTCATGAAATTACACATGGATTCGACAGCCATG GAAGCCTGTACGACGAGAACGGCAGAAGACAGGATTGGTGGAGCGCGAAGACAGCGCAAGTATTTCGCGACAAAGCCCAGTGCTTCGTGAACCAGTACGGGAACATCACAGACGCCGACACTCAGATGAAG CTGCCATCTTCACACACGCTGGGCGAAGACATCTCCGACAACGCGTCCGCTCGTCAAAGTTATTTG GCGTTCCAAGCGCTGATGCAGCAGGAAAAGGATTCAATGCAACTGCTTCCCGGTCTTGAGTCCTACACATTCGAGCAACTCCACTTCATCGGTGGTGCGCAG CCGTGGTGCAAGAAGTATGACCTGGCTAAGAAGAAATTCGTAATTGAAGAGGACGTTCACTCCGTCTCTGAGCAGAG GGATTTGCTCAAGTACATGCGACAATCCGTGGAACAACTGGTCTGA